Within Columba livia isolate bColLiv1 breed racing homer chromosome 22, bColLiv1.pat.W.v2, whole genome shotgun sequence, the genomic segment GCCCCCCCCAGTGCAGCAGGTACAGCACAAGGGAGGGGACAGGATGCCTCAGTTTCCACAACTCCCTCTCGATGCTCACTCTGCTCCCCCACAGTCACCGGCCACCAGCTGGAGGGACAACCCCGACCAAGGGTGAGTGTCCCCATCGTCCCTTTGTGTGGCTGGGAGGCAGAACCCGATCCCCCCCGGGTGCTCACATCCCCCCTGCCATCCCCAGGCCCCCCCTCCCCGTGCAGGAGATGGCGCGAGTGCTGTATGAGTTCCAGGCCAGGAACCCGCAGGAGCTGAGCGTCAGGATGGGGGACACGCTGCAGGTACAAACTGGGGGTCTCCCCATGGGTGGCGTCCTGGAAGGGGGTGACAGCAGGGTGCTGgcctccccaccccatgtcACCACCCCCCATTAGGTCCTGGACCCGCAGAAGAAGTGGTGGCTCGTGCAGGACAGGCGGGGGGACAAGGGCTACGTCCCCAGCAACATCCTGGAGCCCCTGGGTCACGGAGGCAGGGGACACAGCAACAGCCAGGTGGGTGTCACCTCCCCCTGTCCTGTCACCAGGAGGGGGTGCCAGGGGACTACCCCTGTCCCCTCCTTTTGTCCCCAGCTTCAGGAGAGCCCCCCCAACCTGCACCCCGACTCCTCACCGGCGGAGGTGACAGCCTGGCTGAAGGACAAGGGCTTCCAGCGCATGTAGGTGACCCTGGAGCCCCCCGACCCCCAGGACTCCATTTTGAGGGGGGGCACACATACCTGGCTGaccatctgtctgtccatctgtccgtCCCCAGCACGGTGCGGTGTCTGGGGGTGCTGacggggcagcagctgctgcagatgaGCCCGGCGGAGCTGCAGGCCGTGTGTCCCGAGGAGTGGCGGCGCGTCCTCTTCAAGCTGTCCCCCATCAGGACATCCCTGGGGGTGAgggaccccccccagccctgcaccccccccTCCACaccccagctccatccccaccccgAAAATTCTCATTGCCCTTCCCCTGCAGATGAGCCCCAGGGATTGAGCCACCAAGGCCACGCTGGCACCGTGTCCCCAACTGTCCCCACCATGGAtggagcatccccagcaccGCAGGACTGGGGGGGTTCaccccacacaccccccccaAGATGGAGAGCCACTCCTGGGAGGTTAGGGGACACATCTGCCCTAAAGCCACTGATGACACTTGGACCCCCCACCCAGGGAAACGCTCTGCCAGACCCCCCCACGGCAAAGTGGGGGGCAGGCAGCCCCACAGGGGCATGGGTGGGTACCGTGAGATGTGTGTGCACCCCACTAAATGTAAAGCAACCACTGTCGGAAATAAAGAGAGTGACAGCAGGGAGGACACCACAGTCCCTGTGTCACCTGTGGGCCAGCccagtggggcagggagggggacagggaacagagcagggagagggacACAGCGTGCCCCCCAGCAGCGCCCAGGGGACACCTCTGAGTCCGCATCCTGGGCAGCCCCTTGTGTCCTGGGGGGGGTGGTGGCAGCAAGGGGGgcccaggggacagggctgtccccagcccacCCAGCTCTGTGCCGCAGGACGGGCACCAAGCCCCCCCCCCACCTTTGCCAGCGCTGCCTCGTTACTGAGCAGGAATGTGCTAACGAGAAGGGAGGGGGCCCAGGGGAGCGAGGGGGCGCCCTGGGGACACTGCAGCCCTGAGCTTGTGTTCCCCCAAACCTGGCCAAGCCAGGGGGGTCCAGGGAGCACACAGCACTCGGGAGGGGGGTCAGGGTGCCACATCTAAAGTACTTTATTGTATTAGGGGCTGCATGTGGGTggtgcccccccaccccgtgaTGGAGGGTGCAGGGGGGCCAGGTCAGTCCGCCCCCCCTACTCCTTCTTGTTGCCCCACTTGGCCATCTTGTTGTTGATGGGCATCTTCTGGAACCGGCTGGACTTCATGTATGCGGCCACCTTCTCCAGGGCCTGGGGGGGCAAAGGGGGTGTCAGGGACCTGTCCCACCCTGTCCCCCCGCCCAGGGACCAGGATGGAGGGGTCCAGCTCACCCCAAAGCGCTCCATGAAGTCCTTGAGGTTCTTGAAGGGCTCCAGGCACTTGGGCTCGAAGATGCGGTTCTGCTCCAGCACGTCGAACATGAGGAAGTCCACGAAGGtgagctggggacacgggggggacacggtgAGGACaaaccccctccctgcccccccaagCCCCTCACCAGGTCCCACTTGTACCTTCTCCCCCGCAAACCACTTTCTGTCCCCCAAGAAGTTGGAGAAAAGCTTCAGCTTCCCTGGGAGCTGCTCCAGGTAACCCGGCTTGAGCTTCTCCTGCAGGAGAGACGGGAAGACTGGGGTGGGCACGCTGGTCCCCtcacccctggggacagcactgtCCCCACAGGGGTCCCCGACGTGGCAGGGGGGCCCCGTGGCACGGGGACACTCACAAAGTCGGGGTTGTAGCAGACCATCACCAGGCTCATGCGGAAATCCATGATCTGGTTCTCCAGCATGTCCACacgcagcagctcctcctccgTCTCACCGCCTGCGGGGGACAGCGCTGCTGGGGGGCACCCCAAAACACCGCCTAACCCCGACCAGGCCTAAGCCAGACCCAGCCTAACCCTGACTGCAACCCTACTCCAACTCTGCTCCCAATCCAAGGCCAAGTAACTCCAAGCCCATCCCAAATCCAAGCGGAAACCAACCCCAAATCTAAGCTCCACCCAACCCTACTCCAAGGCCAAGCCAAGCCCAGCCCAAGCCCCAGGCCAAGCTTCCGCAGTTCTCACACATCTTGTGCTTGCGGGCGATGTAGCGCAGGATGGCGTTGCTCTGCGTCAGCTTGGTGTTCCCATCGATGAAATAGGGGAGCTGGAGGGGACATCAAGgcgtggggacactggggtatggggacaccggggcacccccacacccccccagcCTGGAGACCACCTACGTTGGGGAAGTCCAGCCCCAGCTTCTCCTTCTCGTTGATCCATTGGCTCTTGTCGTAGTCGGGagctggaaggagaagagggggGAGCGTTGCGCGACGCCGTGTGCACCCCCAAAAGCCGGAAAGCTCAAGGATGACACGGGGGCCCCCCTGCCCCCTCTCACCTTCCCCGCAGCTGTAGAGCTTGTCCTCGTAGGGTGTCTCTGTGTACTCCAGGAGCAGGCGGATGGCGTGGGCGAGCTGGGGCGGCAGGGGCCGGTGAGACCCCCCCCAAAATACACGCACCCTCCCACCATGCCCCGCAATGTCCCCAGCCACGCCCCCGCGCAGGCACGGCGGACCCTACAACCCAGCTCTCCCCCAAGAGCCAGGGGAACCCCACGGGCCCCTCCACATGCACGGGGgacccccacatccccccccaaGACCACGGAGATCCCCACGACCCTCCCTCCACGTGCAGGGGGACTCCCCCGCCCAGAGCCGGGAAAACCCCACGGGACCCCCACAAGACGAGCGGGATGCCCAGGAAGGGGGGCGGGGGCTCTGTGGGGGTCAGGCCGCTGCCCCCCAGCAGAGGATCCccagggaggggggcggggggcggtACAGCCCCCCCAACTCACGCCGCGAATGTCCCAATAGCCCAAAACCGCCATGGCCGCGAGAGCCGATCTGCGCCACGCCCCCCTTCACGTGACATCCCGCGCCGGCGGCGGACCCGCCCTTTCCCAGGGGCGGGGCTTAGGGAAGTCTTAAAGAGACACGGGTCTGGGGGGGCATCGTTTGGACCCCACAGTGCGTATGGGGGTTCCCCTTATTCtgggggctctgcagccccccAGATGCACGGGAGGACCCCACAACCCACTGGGTGCCCCCAGTGTTTCTGTgaccaccacccccccccccagctccatggggGACACCCTTTCTGCCCTCCCGGAGTCTCACTATCCTGGGCCCCCCCTTGGACCCCCCAGTCTACATGGGGCGGTGATGGATGCCGTTTCTTTGGGGGGGGCGTGGGGGGAATGGCTTTCCCCcttctggggtgcaggagggtCCAATACCCCCCCACACCCCTTACCTTTCCAAGAGGTACTCCCCCAAAATGAGGGATCCCCATGGCCCCCACCCTCCCCTGCATCCCACGGTAGCTCAATTCACTCCACACAACAGCCAGACAAGGGGCAGCCCCCAGGTTTATTCTGCAGGCGAGAGGCTGGGGGCGAAACGGGGGGGCACCCCCATTTACTCCTTGGTGTTGCCCCAACGCGCCGTGGGCCAGTAAATGGGGGTTCTGATGAAGCGCCCCGAGCGCATGTAGGCGGAGACCTTCTCCAGCGCCTGTGGGGGGAACAGGGACACCGGGGTgtcagggatggggacagagacattggggtgctggggatagggatggggacacaggggtcTTGGGGATGGAGACACTGGGGATTcaaggatggggacacagggatggcCAGGACAGGGACACTGGGGTGTCGGGGACGGGGTGGGTGACAACAGGGTGTCCCCAACATGTCCCCAGTCACCTCGAAGCGCTGCAGGAACTGGCCCAGGTTCCCCTGCAGCTCAGGACAGTCGGGGGCAAACATGCGCTGCTGGTCCAGCACATCGTACGCCAGAAAATCCACAAAGGTGATCTGGGGGGGACACAACACGGGGGGTCAGTCCCCACCGGGataccccccaaaaacccccagcacccccaaccTACCTTGTCCCTGACAAACCATTGCCGGGAGCCCAGGTACTGCGACAGCTTCTGCAGCTTCGCCGGCAGCTGCTCCAGGTAGCCCGGCTTCAGCTTCTCCTGGGGGGGCACAGCTGGGTTGGGGGCTGCTCCCCCCAACAAAAtaacccagcaccccaggggcACCACCCAGGCAAGGGGGGCACCCCAGCGCACACCCCGTGCTGGTTGTGGCTTCACCCCCcttgtcctcatgtccccagcAGGGTTGGGGTCACCATccttggggtgggggggctcGGCCCCCATGTGCCCCACCCGGGGGTACTCACGAAGTCGGGGCTGTAGCAGAGCAGTATGAAGGACATCCGTAAATCCGTGATCTGgttctccagcaggtccacctgCTGCCACTCCTCCTCGGTCTCACCGCCTGCGGGGGGACAACAGGGACATCAGCCCCCCCCCGGGGACACCCCCTCGGCGCTGTgccccccccgtgtccccccagcacTCACACATCTTGTGCTTGCGGGCGATGTAGCGCAGGATGGCGTTGCTCTGCGTCAGCTTGGTGTTCCCATCGATGAGATAGGGCAGCTGGAGGGGGGTGTCATGGGGGGGTCAGCCCTGTGCCCCCACATGCCCTCCTCCCTCTATTCCCCCCCCATCACATACGTTGGGGAAATCGAGGCCCAGTTTCTCCTTCTCGTTGGTCCACTCGGTCCGGTCAAAgtcaggggctggggaggggggagaaattAGGGGGGGCACCCCCAGATCCCCGTTTTGGCTCATTCATGGTGGGGGGGTGTGAGCAATGGGGGGGTTCCCACTGTACCCCGGGAGCAGCCACATGTCAGCCTAACCCCCCTAACCCCCCCGTTACACTGCGGACAGGTAAAGGACTTTGAGCGGGGGACAAGGTCCGCGGGGGGGAGGAGGCACACCGTTAATCCTGGTACCCCCCACCTTTGCACCCCTATAAACCTGGCACCCCCTTGGCCCTGGCACCAACCACAAGCCTTGCACCCCAATAACACTGTGACCCCCACAACCACCAACaacccctgtacccccataacCCCGCTACCTCCCAACCCTTACACCCCTACAAGCCTGGTACCCCCAACCTTACCCATAACCCCCCCCCCAGACTcagcacccccaaaacctgctaTTACACACAATCCTCCCACCCCCCATTaaccctcccagccccacagccctaCAAGCCACCTGACGGCTGCTCTTTCCCTTGCAAAATAGGGGGGTTCACCTCCCGTGACTCAGCACAAATGGGGCGGCGGACACGGGGCcgcccctggggacagggacaccccggGGGGACACCCCGCTCGCCCCTCTCACCTGGTCCCGGCCGGTACTTCCGCTCCTCGTAGGGGGTCCCCGTGTACTCCAGCAGCAGGCGGATGGGATTGGCCAGCTGGGGGGACATAGCAACCCCCCTTCAGCACCCCCCAATGTGGGACCCCCCCCAGCGGGGTGCTGCCCCCCCCCACACTCACCCCACGGACGTCCCAGTACCCCAGCGTGACCACCATCGCGCCACCAGCTCCGGCTCTGGACGCGGAAGCGAACGGGgccacccccagcaccctccctgtccccgcccctgtcccctcccccctgtcccccacccCGGTCCCCTCCCGTCCCGTGGCGGGCGCAAGTGACACACCCCGTTCCCAAATCCAAGCCATACGTGGGAACCACCCTCttgctgcctcagtttccccctgGGGCTGCGACCCCCCCCAACACACACTTCAATTTAAGTActtaaatactttatttttcatgcttcttttttaagttttttgggttttgtagTCGCCATCACGTTTTCCCAGAAGCGTCAGTCACGCTCCAggctggggggggggcaggagcggggtggtggggacacggggacagggtgATGTCCCACCAGGAAGGGGCCCGATCCGGGCCACAAACAGCTCCTGGGAGTgtgggggatggggacacaagTCACCACGGCCCCTTTGCCCTCCCGCCATGGAGATGAGGAGGATGGTGCCACTTGgcttgtccccatgtcacccacgTTCCCCCGCAATGTCCCCCCACAACATCCCAACGCCCAGTACCGATGTCCCCCAACCTGTCACCACATCCTGAGCCTGGGGGGTGAAGCCAGGACCCCCCCATTGTACCCATGTCACCTCCTCTAACCTCGTCCCAGCGCCACCAAGCCCAGAGGGGACCAACCAAGTGAGGAGATACcggtttaaaaaacacaaaacaaaccaacgaaacaaaagaaaacaccaagaaACGGAGAGAACCCAGCAAACCCCAGCCCCCacggtggcactggggacagcaGCGGGGACCGTCCCCTGTCCCCTTCCCAGGGCGGGAGGTAGCAGGAGGAGGACGGCAGCGAAGCCCTGGAGGGATGCGGGTGGTGACAGCGGGGGCGCTGGGGACAGGAGCCCGGGGGTCAGTGGGCAGGCAGGGGGGCGGTGATGGTGAGCGCGTCCTCCTCCTGGATGGTCTCCAGCTCGGCGCTCTGCACCGCCTGCGTGATCAGCGTCAGCTCCTGGCACAGCGTCTCGAAGCGGTAGCTGACGCGGATGTCGGGGACGTTGGTGCGACGGATGTCATTGCCCTCGGGACCCTCCTTCAGGTAGTGGGGGCCCAGCCAGTAGCTCTTCACCTGGGGAGAACCAGAGAATCATTGTGGTTGCAAAAGACCcccaagatcatcaagtccacccgttcccccacccctggcactgccccatgtcctgagcaCCTCATCTCCATCACCATCatcccagggatggtgactccagcactgccctgggcagcctgttccaatgccccacagccctttctgggcaGAAATCTTCCCCAATacccaacctcaacctccttctcctcctttcccagctccgttcccttctctaactcgctccagcacctcaagatCTTTCTTGTCGTGAAGTGCCCAAAACTGAgcccaggattcgaggtttggcctccgcagtgcccagcacagggtcGGTCACTGCCCTGCCGCCAAAACAGTGCTGACACAAGCCAAGACCAAGGAGAAGGTCCCACAGCTGCCCtgcacccttgggtgctgccAGTACCCAACCGTGGGGTGCGGGGGGTCCCAGTGGGAACTGGGGCCCCGTTACCTTGTGGGAGAAGCCGCTCATGAGGACGCTGTTGCGGGCCAGCTCGCACATGTCGCAGGAGCTGAGCTTCCAGACCTGGGTGGCGATGCTGTACTCCTCCATCAGCGGCTCCTGGGGGGGACACGCAGCATCAGCACCCCCCCATGGGGGTCCCCAGCTTCTCCCACCCTCTCTGGACCATCCACATCCTCCAGAGCACACCTGGTCACCACCAACCCAGTCCCATCACTGTGGCTTGGCTGGTGACCACCCCATagctgtttttttgggggggacaGCAGCCTGTGACCCCCAAACACCTGCTCACCTTGGTGAAGTGGAACTGGAGGGGGTCATCGGTGGAGAGGGAGACCATGAGCCCCCGCGAGAGGTACTCGGGCAGGGGGTTGCGGTGGTAGCTGAGGAAGAGGCTGTTGTTGCTCAGGGGGGACATGGCGATGCCGATCTGCGCCAGGTAGTAGAGATACTGCAGGACCGGAGCCTgggggggacagcagggtgaggGGGGgtcccaaacacacacacaccccccagaCACCCTCCGGCCCCGCTCACCTTGCGGAGCAGCAAGCCGTGGGAGATGTTCTCCGAGACCATGAAGCCCGAGACGAGGTGGTGGATGGGACCGGCCTCACCGCAGTGCGGGCGCAGGACAAAGGTGTGGAAGCCTCTCTTCCTGCAACAGGGGGGTGACCGTCACCATCTGACCCCCGCCAGGCCACCTGGAGGTCCCCGGGGGTGTCCTTACCGCCGGAGGTGGTTGAGCACCGTCATGTTGGCGTACATGTAGTACAGGTAGTAGGAGTAGGGCGGGTTGTCCTCCTCCACCCAGTTGCCCGGCAAGGGGCTGTCCAGGTTGAAGATGTGATGTTCTGGTTTGGATTCATCATCCACACTGTCAAAGCCGTCTACCTGCAGCAGAAACAACCCCAGGGTGGGACAGTCACCCCCGGCAGGAGATCTGGGGCCAAACTGGCGACTGTGGGTGTCACCAGTGTCCCTTGTGCCAGCCCACGGTGCTCACGTGCTCCAGGAAGAGGTGCAGCTCcgggtgctgggcagggtggACAGTGGCCTCAAAGAGGGGCAGGAAGATGTtctccagcatctcctggaAGTTGGCCAACTGCTTCTTCGTCCGGTAGACATCACTGCAGGGGACAGACCCCGCTCAGAgctcccaccccaccccagccAGCAGTGGGGTGTCCTTGGTGTCCCCACTCAGGACACGGCTGCGGTTGAGGGGATCTGCCCCCCTCGTCACTCACAAGAGCCGGGGAACCTGCACGAGCCAGCGGACGTTGTTGGAGTGGACGCGGTGGTTGACGGCCCAACGGGCCAGCTTGTCCCACTCGTCCCGGGAGCGGCCGTAGATGGAGAGCCGCAGCTCGGCGTTCTGGTACTTGCTCTCCTCCAGGTCGGACATCACCTCCTGCCGACGAGGGGCAAGTGTCACCCCTTGGCCAGCAGGAAAGGGGACGTGGGTGGCATTACCATGATGGGCATCAGAGGGAGGGAGATGTGGAGGGTCACCTTGATGATGTGGGCAAAGTACTTCCCCGAGATGCGGTTGTCTGTCTTGATGAAGATCTCCCGCAGGATGGACTCGCCGATGGGGTTGTACTTGGCGTTGAACTTGTCGAAGCGGTGGAAGGTGTTGCGGTCCTGGCGGGGGGACGCAGATGTGAGCCGAGACCCCTCGTCACCCCAGAGCCACCACAACATCCTTATCCAGAGCCCCCAGCActccccatcccaccctggGACAACCCCTGGAGGAGATCCCCCACCCCACCCAGAGATAAGCTGCAGGTCCTGCTCATCCCCAGGACTCAGGGCTGCCCCCGTACCGCGTGCACATCCAGCGTGTCCACACTCAGGTCGTAGGCGGTGAGGTTCATGGTCTCAAAGACCTCCTTGAGCGTctgctccttccccttctccacgTGGACGATTTCATCCAGGTGCTTCTTCATCGCCCGCTTGATGAAGCGCAGGAGATGCTTCTGGTTCATGCAGGACGAGGCGTGGATGTGGGTGTCCACCTGCACAGCCGGAGGCAACGCTCAGCCCCCAGAACCTCTGAGTGCCCCCCGGTCAAGCCGGGACCCCCCACCACAAGCCGGGTGTACCTTGCGGATGTTGTAGAAGTCGCGGTGGGGAACCTTCTTCTGAGCCGCCAGCTCCTTCATCTCGTTGAGCAGCACGTGCATCTGGAACTTGGAGCTCAGGTACTGCAGCCGGCGGTAGCAGAAGGATTTGCTGCCCGAAGCGGGGAGGGGGGGTCACttttggggacaggagggagaacATCCAGCCCCATAAGGCTCATGCCCACGAGGATGAGGGGACACAGCTCTGGACTCTTGGACCCTCCTCCCTGTGCAAGGATGGACACACGGACATGGGAGCTGTACCCGTACCATGTGTCATAGCCACCACCATGTCTTCTGGGCTGTCCCCAAGGTCCTGtcccccccaggacacccccacAGTGGGACTCTTCTCCTTACATGGGCCCGTTGATGATCAAAGCCATAAGGAAATTCATGTCGGCGATGAACTCCTGCAGGTCGGGGTACGGCAGGTCCAGCTCCGTGCTCCTGGTGGAGGGGACAGAGGCAGGTCACACACGGGGACAGGGTCCAGCAGGCTCCCCTTGACCCCCCCGCCACGCAGCAAACTCATCACCCCCACGAGCGGCTGCCCCCACGCCTCGAGACTCACTTGTCGGTGGGGTCCTGCTTGGTGTAGACGTGCACCACGCCGTCCACCATCTTCAGCCCAAAGCCCAGATCAGCCGGCATGGTCTGGGGGTCCCACGTCTCGTAGGGGTGCTGCTCCGCAAACGGGGGGTGCACAGGCGCATCTGCAGCGGGGAGACAGCCAAGGAGACATGtgtagagtcatagaatcattttggttggaaaagaccctcaacaTCATCAAGTCCACccattccccacccctggcactgccccacctcctgagaacctcatgtccgtctgtccagccctccagggatggcgactccagcactgccctgggcagcctgttccaatgagGTCCCACTCACCGGCAGCCACGGGGGTCTCGGGCACCTCCTCGTAGCCGCGGGTCCCCAGGGGCTTCTCCGAGAGCTCCTGCAGGAACCGGGCGGTGGTTTTGCAGaagctctgcagggacaggccCATGTACTTCTCCCGCAGGAACAAGGCCTTCACCACGCTCTTGGCCGCGTCCAGAAGGTCCGTGAAAGGCacctggggagggggacaccAAAATAAACCAAGGCCAAGGTGTGGGGTGACACCCTGAAGACCCACATGGGGTCCCGGGGGGTTCTTTGGGGGGGCTCACCCCACATTTCTCCTCCCCGGAGATGGTGACTCGCTGGAACTCCCGCTCCAGCAGCGCCTCCCGCTCCTTGGGGACATGGTCCACCAGGTCCTCGTTCTGCTCCTTGAAGAGCCTGTGGGTACAGACGGTGGCTGCTGAGATGGTGACAcggtctgtccccatccccgtgtccccccgggagcagcagcagcacccagccccggGGTGGCAGGAGGGTGACAGTGTCCCCAGAGATGCCACCACCAGGTTTGAGCAGCTGGGTGccacccatgtccccattgGCGGTGGcattgtgtccccccccagacacatcccccagccccacatgggCACAACGAAACGTTGGCGGGGGGGAGGACAGAGAACAAAATAACTCGTGACAGAGACAACTCCCAAGCGGAGACAGGAGGGAGGACACGCAGCATCGGACCCCCCGGACAGAGGGGTGACAGGGCCAGGATGGGACCCCCAGCCACCAGcggggctgggacccccccagcTCACCCCAATCCCCCCCAAACCCGCCCTGAGTGCATTGACCCTTCAGTGC encodes:
- the LOC135576051 gene encoding glutathione S-transferase 2-like, with the translated sequence MVVTLGYWDVRGLANPIRLLLEYTGTPYEERKYRPGPAPDFDRTEWTNEKEKLGLDFPNLPYLIDGNTKLTQSNAILRYIARKHKMCGETEEEWQQVDLLENQITDLRMSFILLCYSPDFEKLKPGYLEQLPAKLQKLSQYLGSRQWFVRDKITFVDFLAYDVLDQQRMFAPDCPELQGNLGQFLQRFEALEKVSAYMRSGRFIRTPIYWPTARWGNTKE
- the LOC102096564 gene encoding glutathione S-transferase Mu 3-like, which produces MAVLGYWDIRGLAHAIRLLLEYTETPYEDKLYSCGEAPDYDKSQWINEKEKLGLDFPNLPYFIDGNTKLTQSNAILRYIARKHKMCGETEEELLRVDMLENQIMDFRMSLVMVCYNPDFEKLKPGYLEQLPGKLKLFSNFLGDRKWFAGEKLTFVDFLMFDVLEQNRIFEPKCLEPFKNLKDFMERFGALEKVAAYMKSSRFQKMPINNKMAKWGNKKE
- the AMPD2 gene encoding AMP deaminase 2 isoform X1, with product MASAPPPDKCPFKKRGSLQAPSPAELRGGLGSRPLQSARSLPGPPHCLKHFPVDLRTSMDGKYKEIAEELFCRSLAESEMRTAPYEFPEESPIEQLEERRQRLERQISQDVKLEPDILLRAKQDFLKIDSATDLQLFKEQNEDLVDHVPKEREALLEREFQRVTISGEEKCGVPFTDLLDAAKSVVKALFLREKYMGLSLQSFCKTTARFLQELSEKPLGTRGYEEVPETPVAADAPVHPPFAEQHPYETWDPQTMPADLGFGLKMVDGVVHVYTKQDPTDKSTELDLPYPDLQEFIADMNFLMALIINGPIKSFCYRRLQYLSSKFQMHVLLNEMKELAAQKKVPHRDFYNIRKVDTHIHASSCMNQKHLLRFIKRAMKKHLDEIVHVEKGKEQTLKEVFETMNLTAYDLSVDTLDVHADRNTFHRFDKFNAKYNPIGESILREIFIKTDNRISGKYFAHIIKEVMSDLEESKYQNAELRLSIYGRSRDEWDKLARWAVNHRVHSNNVRWLVQVPRLFDVYRTKKQLANFQEMLENIFLPLFEATVHPAQHPELHLFLEHVDGFDSVDDESKPEHHIFNLDSPLPGNWVEEDNPPYSYYLYYMYANMTVLNHLRRKRGFHTFVLRPHCGEAGPIHHLVSGFMVSENISHGLLLRKAPVLQYLYYLAQIGIAMSPLSNNSLFLSYHRNPLPEYLSRGLMVSLSTDDPLQFHFTKEPLMEEYSIATQVWKLSSCDMCELARNSVLMSGFSHKVKSYWLGPHYLKEGPEGNDIRRTNVPDIRVSYRFETLCQELTLITQAVQSAELETIQEEDALTITAPLPAH
- the AMPD2 gene encoding AMP deaminase 2 isoform X3, with the translated sequence MDGKYKEIAEELFCRSLAESEMRTAPYEFPEESPIEQLEERRQRLERQISQDVKLEPDILLRAKQDFLKIDSATDLQLFKEQNEDLVDHVPKEREALLEREFQRVTISGEEKCGVPFTDLLDAAKSVVKALFLREKYMGLSLQSFCKTTARFLQELSEKPLGTRGYEEVPETPVAADAPVHPPFAEQHPYETWDPQTMPADLGFGLKMVDGVVHVYTKQDPTDKSTELDLPYPDLQEFIADMNFLMALIINGPIKSFCYRRLQYLSSKFQMHVLLNEMKELAAQKKVPHRDFYNIRKVDTHIHASSCMNQKHLLRFIKRAMKKHLDEIVHVEKGKEQTLKEVFETMNLTAYDLSVDTLDVHADRNTFHRFDKFNAKYNPIGESILREIFIKTDNRISGKYFAHIIKEVMSDLEESKYQNAELRLSIYGRSRDEWDKLARWAVNHRVHSNNVRWLVQVPRLFDVYRTKKQLANFQEMLENIFLPLFEATVHPAQHPELHLFLEHVDGFDSVDDESKPEHHIFNLDSPLPGNWVEEDNPPYSYYLYYMYANMTVLNHLRRKRGFHTFVLRPHCGEAGPIHHLVSGFMVSENISHGLLLRKAPVLQYLYYLAQIGIAMSPLSNNSLFLSYHRNPLPEYLSRGLMVSLSTDDPLQFHFTKEPLMEEYSIATQVWKLSSCDMCELARNSVLMSGFSHKVKSYWLGPHYLKEGPEGNDIRRTNVPDIRVSYRFETLCQELTLITQAVQSAELETIQEEDALTITAPLPAH
- the AMPD2 gene encoding AMP deaminase 2 isoform X2, giving the protein MASAPPPDKCPFKKRGSLQAPSPAELRGGLGSRPLQSARSLPGPPHCLKHFPVDLRTSMDGKYKEIAEELFCRSLAESEMRTAPYEFPEESPIEQLEERRQRLERQISQDVKLFKEQNEDLVDHVPKEREALLEREFQRVTISGEEKCGVPFTDLLDAAKSVVKALFLREKYMGLSLQSFCKTTARFLQELSEKPLGTRGYEEVPETPVAADAPVHPPFAEQHPYETWDPQTMPADLGFGLKMVDGVVHVYTKQDPTDKSTELDLPYPDLQEFIADMNFLMALIINGPIKSFCYRRLQYLSSKFQMHVLLNEMKELAAQKKVPHRDFYNIRKVDTHIHASSCMNQKHLLRFIKRAMKKHLDEIVHVEKGKEQTLKEVFETMNLTAYDLSVDTLDVHADRNTFHRFDKFNAKYNPIGESILREIFIKTDNRISGKYFAHIIKEVMSDLEESKYQNAELRLSIYGRSRDEWDKLARWAVNHRVHSNNVRWLVQVPRLFDVYRTKKQLANFQEMLENIFLPLFEATVHPAQHPELHLFLEHVDGFDSVDDESKPEHHIFNLDSPLPGNWVEEDNPPYSYYLYYMYANMTVLNHLRRKRGFHTFVLRPHCGEAGPIHHLVSGFMVSENISHGLLLRKAPVLQYLYYLAQIGIAMSPLSNNSLFLSYHRNPLPEYLSRGLMVSLSTDDPLQFHFTKEPLMEEYSIATQVWKLSSCDMCELARNSVLMSGFSHKVKSYWLGPHYLKEGPEGNDIRRTNVPDIRVSYRFETLCQELTLITQAVQSAELETIQEEDALTITAPLPAH